A single genomic interval of Helianthus annuus cultivar XRQ/B chromosome 13, HanXRQr2.0-SUNRISE, whole genome shotgun sequence harbors:
- the LOC110898092 gene encoding cytochrome P450 94C1, translating into MELQVLIFFIFVTFTTTFLLFSLSLFIIHLNPCCNCDTCTTFITRSWTTSFVNLSDWYTHLIRNSPTGTIHVHVLNNIITANPDNVEFMIKTNFENYPKGKPFSDILGDLLGRGIFNVDGRCWMFQRKLASLELGSLSIRSHALNVVLKEIDSRLVPYFSAVADNNNDAVLDLQDVFRRFSFDVICKFSFGFDPGSLEPLLPVFELESAFDECSRLCAERAMAPSPLVWKIKRFFNVGSEKKLKSAISIVKRTADQVIKKRRETGSDSGSDLLSRFMGSISDDDYLRDIVISFLLAGRDTVASGLTCFFLLLSQNPKVLNKIREESDRVIGPTREAVAGLGELKHLHYLHAALHESMRLYPPVQFDSKFAKHDDVLPDGTFVKRGSRVTYHPYAMGRMERIWGADSLEFKPERWIRDGEFKQERAYKYPVYQGGVRVCLGKEMSLVEMASVALCLIRRFDVSVVNHSQLRFAPGLTATVSGGVHATVRRRDLSQ; encoded by the coding sequence ATGGAACTTCAAGTTCTAATATTCTTCATCTTCGTCACCTTCACCACCACTTTCCTCCTATTCTCTTTATCACTCTTCATCATTCATCTCAACCCATGTTGCAACTGTGACACATGCACCACCTTCATCACAAGATCCTGGACAACTTCGTTCGTTAATCTTTCCGATTGGTACACACACCTCATTCGCAACTCACCCACCGGAACAATCCACGTTCATGTACTCAACAATATCATTACCGCGAACCCGGATAATGTAGAGTTCATGATCAAGACTAATTTCGAAAACTACCCGAAAGGCAAACCCTTTTCGGACATCCTCGGAGATCTTCTCGGCCGAGGTATATTCAACGTAGACGGTCGTTGTTGGATGTTTCAGAGAAAACTTGCTAGTTTGGAACTTGGTAGTTTGTCCATAAGATCACATGCTTTAAATGTGGTGTTGAAGGAGATAGATTCTAGATTAGTTCCGTATTTTTCGGCTGTTGCCGATAACAACAACGACGCCGTTTTGGATTTGCAAGATGTTTTTAGAAGGTTTTCTTTTGATGTTATATGTAAATTCTCATTCGGGTTCGATCCGGGTAGTTTAGAGCCATTGTTACCCGTTTTTGAGCTCGAATCGGCTTTCGATGAGTGCTCGAGGCTTTGCGCCGAGCGCGCGATGGCTCCGTCACCGTTGGTGTGGAAAATCAAGAGGTTTTTTAACGTGGGGAGTGAGAAGAAACTTAAATCAGCCATTAGCATTGTGAAAAGGACCGCGGATCAAGTGATCAAGAAACGAAGAGAAACGGGTTCGGATTCGGGTAGTGATCTGCTTTCGAGGTTTATGGGCTCGATTAGTGATGATGATTACTTAAGAGACATTGTAATTAGCTTTCTTTTAGCCGGTAGAGACACCGTGGCATCCGGGTTGACCTGTTTTTTCTTGTTACTTTCACAAAACCCTAAAGTTTTGAACAAGATCCGTGAGGAATCGGATCGGGTTATCGGCCCGACCCGCGAAGCAGTAGCCGGGCTTGGAGAGTTAAAGCATTTGCATTACTTGCATGCAGCATTGCACGAAAGCATGAGGCTTTACCCGCCTGTtcaattcgattcgaaattcgcaAAACATGACGATGTTTTGCCTGATGGGACTTTTGTGAAACGAGGGAGTCGGGTCACGTACCACCCGTATGCAATGGGTCGAATGGAGCGGATATGGGGGGCGGATTCGTTGGAGTTTAAACCGGAAAGATGGATCCGAGATGGGGAGTTTAAGCAAGAGAGGGCGTATAAGTATCCGGTGTATCAAGGGGGTGTTAGGGTTTGTTTAGGGAAGGAGATGTCATTGGTGGAAATGGCAAGTGTTGCATTGTGCTTGATTAGGAGGTTTGATGTGAGTGTGGTGAACCATAGCCAGTTACGTTTCGCACCGGGACTTACCGCCACCGTGAGTGGCGGAGTGCATGCGACGGTTCGGCGAAGAGACCTGTCGCAATGA